One genomic window of Rhodothermia bacterium includes the following:
- a CDS encoding alkaline phosphatase family protein has translation MKKESFISNTGFWLGVLLLPLFLNAQPLTRAKVTPTTATQPIAAGPMLGYSAMREVAIWVQTKQAATVQVRYWPQNQPTAKKNTPAVKTQAEKEFIAHLFASYLEPGTTYTYEVLVDGKVVPRPMTLTFKTNPLWQWRTDPPAFSVAFGSCDYTNDPPYDRPGRAYGGDKKIYKAIAQAQPDLMLWGGDNVYFREVDWDSPKMMAYRYNAWRQQEEIQPILGNIHHYATWDDHDYGPNDADRSYILKDTALDLFKQYWINPAYGLRATPGVFQQFSWGDADFFLLDNRYYRSPNRHPDSTSKTMFGKAQLDWLLDALSSSNATFKIVMSGGQILNDAAIFENFATYGMERRTFLDELVRRKISGLLFLTGDRHHTVLRKKELAGLYTLYDFTSSSITAGISQPVAKELDTQVVENTLLKENNFGLLAFSGPRTDRTLTLKAIDGDGKTRWTYAIKATDLQPKKQ, from the coding sequence ATGAAAAAAGAATCATTCATCTCGAACACGGGCTTTTGGCTTGGCGTGCTTTTGCTCCCACTCTTTCTGAATGCACAACCCCTAACCCGCGCCAAGGTCACACCAACTACCGCCACGCAGCCCATTGCCGCAGGCCCGATGCTCGGATATAGCGCCATGCGGGAAGTAGCCATTTGGGTACAAACCAAACAAGCAGCTACGGTTCAGGTACGGTATTGGCCTCAAAACCAACCCACGGCTAAAAAAAACACCCCCGCAGTAAAAACCCAAGCCGAGAAAGAATTTATTGCCCATCTCTTTGCATCCTACTTGGAACCCGGAACCACCTATACCTACGAAGTTTTGGTGGATGGCAAAGTCGTTCCGCGCCCGATGACCCTCACCTTCAAAACCAATCCTCTCTGGCAGTGGCGAACCGATCCGCCCGCATTTTCGGTGGCCTTTGGCTCCTGTGACTACACCAATGACCCCCCATATGACCGCCCCGGACGTGCTTATGGGGGTGATAAAAAGATTTATAAGGCCATTGCACAAGCCCAACCAGACTTGATGCTTTGGGGAGGAGACAATGTGTATTTTCGTGAAGTGGACTGGGACAGCCCCAAAATGATGGCCTACCGCTACAACGCATGGCGGCAACAAGAAGAAATCCAGCCCATTCTCGGTAACATCCACCACTATGCCACTTGGGATGACCACGATTACGGCCCAAACGATGCAGACCGGAGCTACATCTTAAAAGACACTGCCTTAGACCTCTTTAAGCAATATTGGATCAATCCTGCCTATGGACTTCGTGCAACGCCGGGGGTTTTTCAGCAATTTTCATGGGGTGATGCCGACTTTTTCCTCTTGGATAACCGATATTACCGGAGCCCCAATCGCCACCCAGACAGTACGAGTAAAACCATGTTTGGCAAGGCGCAGTTAGATTGGTTGCTCGATGCGCTCTCCAGTAGCAATGCCACGTTCAAAATTGTAATGAGTGGTGGGCAAATACTGAACGATGCTGCGATTTTTGAGAATTTTGCCACCTATGGCATGGAGCGGCGCACCTTCTTAGACGAATTGGTACGCCGGAAAATAAGTGGACTCTTGTTCTTAACCGGAGATCGCCATCATACGGTCTTGCGTAAGAAAGAACTTGCCGGCCTTTATACTTTATACGACTTTACCTCTTCCTCCATTACCGCCGGAATTTCGCAGCCTGTTGCCAAAGAGTTGGATACACAAGTTGTTGAAAATACATTGCTTAAAGAAAATAACTTTGGATTATTAGCCTTTTCTGGCCCACGTACAGACCGTACCTTGACCCTGAAAGCCATAGACGGTGACGGTAAAACCCGCTGGACGTATGCCATTAAGGCGACAGACCTGCAACCCAAAAAACAATAA
- the pfkA gene encoding 6-phosphofructokinase, whose amino-acid sequence MQRIGVYTSGGDAPGMNACVRAVVRTAYAHDIEVVGIRRGYEGMIDSDFVEMTPRSVSNILQKGGTVLKSARSDRFRTPEGRAVAAENLTEMGINALVAIGGDGSMRGATLLNQEHGISVVGCPGTIDNDLYGTDETIGYDTAMNTAIENIDRIRDTADAHNRLFLIEVMGRDAGFIALNCGIGGGAELVLIPENQSDLKEVKKQIFGLMSSHARSSIVVVAEGDQLGGAQRIADALKNDPKFDFIDLRVCILGHTQRGGSPTARDRVLASRFGVAAVEALIEGHTNVMVGLIGGEIKMTPMKNVWSRSKSIDYELINLTKMLS is encoded by the coding sequence ATTCAACGAATTGGTGTTTATACCAGTGGTGGCGATGCCCCTGGTATGAATGCTTGTGTACGTGCAGTAGTCCGTACAGCCTATGCCCACGACATCGAAGTGGTTGGGATTCGTCGTGGTTACGAAGGTATGATAGATTCAGACTTCGTTGAAATGACACCACGTTCGGTCTCTAATATCCTGCAAAAAGGCGGAACCGTCCTTAAAAGCGCACGTTCGGATCGTTTCCGGACGCCCGAAGGCCGTGCCGTTGCTGCTGAAAACCTTACTGAGATGGGCATCAATGCACTTGTGGCCATTGGTGGGGATGGCTCCATGCGTGGCGCTACCTTGCTTAATCAAGAACATGGCATTTCCGTAGTCGGTTGCCCCGGAACCATAGACAATGATCTTTATGGGACGGATGAAACCATCGGATATGATACGGCCATGAATACGGCCATCGAAAACATTGACCGGATCCGAGATACCGCAGATGCCCACAATCGTTTGTTTTTGATCGAAGTAATGGGCCGCGATGCGGGATTTATCGCCCTAAATTGTGGTATTGGGGGGGGGGCGGAATTGGTGCTCATTCCGGAAAACCAAAGCGATCTCAAGGAAGTCAAAAAACAAATCTTCGGCTTGATGTCTTCTCATGCGCGGTCTTCCATTGTGGTCGTCGCAGAAGGCGATCAGTTGGGAGGCGCCCAACGAATTGCAGACGCCTTGAAGAATGATCCCAAATTCGACTTTATAGACCTGCGCGTTTGTATTCTGGGACATACGCAGCGCGGCGGATCGCCCACCGCACGAGATCGGGTATTGGCCAGCCGATTTGGTGTGGCCGCCGTCGAAGCCCTCATCGAAGGTCATACCAATGTAATGGTGGGACTTATTGGGGGAGAAATCAAAATGACACCGATGAAAAACGTATGGAGTCGCTCCAAATCCATTGATTACGAACTGATCAACCTCACCAAAATGTTGAGTTGA
- a CDS encoding class I SAM-dependent methyltransferase, protein MLSALKTLFLHPMPGGLKGRAELLYWLFQEKRQGGLGNQHYAYFFTTHFGLSRQDYVNKRVLDIGCGPRGSLEWANEARERVGLDPLAEAYRLLGVDKHQMQYVATGAEQIPFPDQYFDIISSFNSLDHVADLPAAIAEIKRVLAPNGFFLLITDVGHKPTITEPWAFGFEIENAFRPDFTPIRVQKFEKSQTAAIYASIRNAIPYDENNLSPRYGVLSVLFRK, encoded by the coding sequence TTGCTTTCCGCTTTAAAAACTTTATTCCTGCATCCAATGCCCGGCGGCCTCAAAGGTCGGGCAGAGTTGCTCTATTGGCTGTTTCAGGAAAAACGGCAAGGTGGTTTAGGAAACCAGCACTATGCGTATTTTTTTACCACACATTTTGGACTTTCCCGCCAAGACTATGTCAATAAGCGCGTGTTGGACATCGGATGTGGGCCTCGTGGCTCTTTGGAGTGGGCCAATGAAGCCCGTGAGCGGGTTGGCTTAGACCCACTCGCCGAGGCATACCGCCTTTTGGGCGTGGATAAACACCAGATGCAGTATGTGGCCACAGGTGCTGAACAGATCCCCTTCCCCGATCAGTATTTCGACATCATCTCTTCGTTTAATTCCTTAGACCATGTAGCCGACCTCCCTGCCGCCATCGCCGAGATCAAACGGGTCTTAGCCCCAAATGGCTTCTTCTTGCTCATTACCGATGTAGGACATAAACCCACCATCACCGAGCCTTGGGCTTTTGGTTTTGAAATCGAGAATGCCTTTAGGCCCGATTTTACGCCGATTCGCGTGCAAAAATTTGAAAAAAGCCAAACGGCGGCTATCTACGCAAGCATCCGCAACGCAATTCCATACGACGAAAACAATCTTAGTCCGCGCTATGGCGTTCTATCGGTGCTATTCCGCAAGTGA
- a CDS encoding DUF4159 domain-containing protein, which produces MKKSVVRSLWIGLCLIGFFDATMAQTYAIRVAKLKYDGGGDWYGNETSLPLLLRFVREQTLLDVAPKEDVVDLDSDKIFLYPYVYATGHGNISFSARQVERLRRYLENGGFFHADDNYGMMQHIKREMKKVFPDQDWVELPHSHPIFKTQYTFGAGLPKIHEHDGKPPQAFGLFHDGRLVFLFTYESDLGDGWEAPEVHNDPPEKRLAALQMGANILAYILTH; this is translated from the coding sequence ATGAAAAAATCTGTTGTTCGATCTCTATGGATTGGTTTGTGTCTTATCGGATTTTTTGACGCAACGATGGCGCAAACGTATGCCATCCGAGTTGCTAAATTAAAATATGACGGCGGAGGAGATTGGTACGGCAACGAGACTTCCCTTCCTTTGTTGCTACGCTTTGTCCGCGAGCAAACTCTTTTGGATGTCGCGCCAAAAGAAGACGTTGTGGACTTGGACAGCGACAAAATCTTTTTATACCCTTATGTGTATGCCACCGGACATGGCAATATTTCTTTTTCCGCACGACAAGTGGAGCGATTACGTCGTTATTTAGAAAATGGTGGTTTTTTCCATGCCGATGACAATTATGGCATGATGCAGCACATCAAACGCGAGATGAAAAAGGTTTTTCCAGATCAAGATTGGGTGGAATTGCCCCATTCTCACCCCATTTTCAAAACCCAGTACACCTTTGGAGCGGGTCTTCCTAAAATTCACGAACACGACGGAAAGCCACCTCAAGCCTTTGGCCTCTTTCATGATGGGCGTTTGGTCTTTCTTTTTACCTATGAAAGTGATTTAGGAGATGGTTGGGAGGCACCAGAAGTCCATAACGACCCGCCCGAAAAACGTTTGGCCGCTTTACAAATGGGGGCAAATATCCTTGCCTATATCTTAACACACTAG
- a CDS encoding protein kinase, which yields MEKQHVLQESSSRYPAALPLATLLNGKYTVGMVLGVGGFSITYLAWDEVLHIPVAIKEFLPAGMAVRDPDQHMLHPNRPEEFRFGLDRFLNEARTLAQLGHYNIVRVRDFFEANGTAYFIMDYYEGHTLEEFMAVRGGRLPEELVTNLFIPLLDGLREAHRKGILHRDIKPANIYLAKLDTGNVRPILLDFGAARFAIGERSKSISMIVTPGYAPYEQYQSKGDLGPWTDVYGAAATMYHACTGTQPPPATDRMMQDELQPPRAFGLSERFAAILTRGMAIHPRDRFQDAALFQDALLGEPIVPAGQANLAGAPQVTKSVEANSFSGMYDPNITRPITPPTSQPIGATRPVTTPVGATRPVTPVGTPTPKRATVIEPESKGFRWWIPVLMILVFGGMGYVAYEYVLPNIVATPEKLYEEYKKEGDTYLANKNYANALRSFEAALEKQDTPYVRERIKMLSTYQTALSEGDDQSGEAWFAKAIESYEKAQQTIPDSPEVAERLRKARQGLNTMTQRARTFAEQYTDVLNSGDSSQIYNLYDDTVDYLGKGTLKREDIKTILADELNQYINASYEVASPIEVEASTGLNRYKVLFDLAFSGDNVTDGVRRSFRQKKRFTLNWRGDRFVVTYERGSMLEQQEDALQQEETPPDNNAPGKVFDF from the coding sequence ATGGAAAAACAGCACGTTTTACAAGAATCCTCCAGCCGCTATCCCGCAGCTTTGCCGCTCGCAACCCTCCTGAACGGGAAATACACTGTCGGGATGGTTTTGGGAGTGGGTGGCTTTAGCATCACGTACTTGGCTTGGGACGAGGTGTTGCACATTCCCGTTGCGATTAAGGAGTTTTTACCCGCTGGTATGGCCGTTCGAGACCCAGATCAGCACATGCTCCATCCAAACCGACCGGAGGAATTTCGCTTTGGATTAGACCGATTTTTGAATGAGGCTCGGACGTTGGCGCAGTTGGGGCACTATAACATCGTGCGGGTACGGGATTTTTTCGAGGCCAATGGAACGGCCTATTTTATCATGGATTACTACGAAGGGCATACCTTGGAGGAGTTCATGGCGGTACGTGGCGGGCGCTTGCCGGAAGAGTTGGTCACCAATTTGTTTATCCCGCTCCTCGATGGACTAAGGGAGGCACACCGAAAAGGCATCTTGCACCGAGACATCAAGCCTGCAAACATCTATTTGGCCAAATTGGATACGGGCAACGTCCGGCCCATTCTATTGGACTTTGGTGCGGCGCGTTTTGCTATTGGCGAGCGTAGCAAAAGCATTTCGATGATTGTTACGCCCGGATATGCACCTTATGAGCAATATCAAAGTAAGGGCGATTTGGGGCCGTGGACGGATGTTTACGGTGCAGCAGCTACCATGTACCATGCGTGTACGGGTACGCAACCACCTCCCGCCACTGACCGGATGATGCAAGACGAATTGCAGCCGCCACGCGCTTTTGGCCTGTCCGAACGTTTTGCGGCGATTCTCACACGCGGGATGGCCATTCATCCAAGAGACCGCTTCCAAGATGCGGCTCTTTTTCAAGATGCTTTGCTGGGCGAGCCTATTGTACCCGCTGGGCAAGCCAATCTTGCTGGCGCACCCCAAGTCACAAAATCCGTTGAAGCAAACTCGTTTTCGGGGATGTATGATCCAAACATCACTCGACCAATTACGCCCCCCACTTCGCAACCCATCGGCGCAACCCGGCCTGTTACAACACCGGTTGGGGCCACTCGCCCCGTAACGCCAGTAGGTACGCCAACGCCAAAACGGGCTACAGTGATCGAGCCAGAGTCGAAAGGTTTCCGTTGGTGGATTCCGGTATTGATGATTCTGGTGTTTGGCGGAATGGGCTATGTGGCCTATGAATACGTTTTGCCAAATATTGTGGCTACGCCGGAAAAACTCTACGAGGAATATAAAAAAGAGGGTGATACGTATTTAGCGAATAAAAACTATGCAAATGCGCTTAGGAGTTTTGAAGCAGCACTCGAAAAACAAGATACGCCCTATGTTAGAGAACGCATCAAGATGTTGAGTACCTATCAAACTGCCCTTAGTGAGGGCGATGACCAAAGCGGTGAAGCTTGGTTTGCCAAGGCGATTGAGTCTTATGAAAAGGCGCAACAAACCATTCCGGACTCTCCCGAAGTGGCCGAGCGGCTGAGGAAAGCACGCCAAGGGCTGAATACCATGACACAACGAGCACGCACCTTTGCGGAACAATATACGGATGTCTTGAATAGTGGGGATTCTTCCCAAATCTATAATTTATATGATGATACGGTGGACTATCTGGGCAAAGGCACACTAAAACGGGAGGACATTAAAACGATATTGGCCGATGAACTTAACCAATATATCAATGCCTCCTATGAGGTGGCTTCGCCAATAGAAGTGGAAGCTTCTACCGGACTGAACCGCTATAAAGTCTTGTTTGATTTGGCTTTTTCGGGGGATAATGTGACGGATGGGGTACGGCGTAGTTTTCGACAAAAAAAACGGTTTACCCTGAATTGGCGGGGCGATCGTTTTGTGGTAACCTACGAGCGCGGAAGTATGCTGGAACAACAGGAAGATGCCTTGCAGCAAGAGGAAACACCACCCGACAACAATGCCCCGGGCAAAGTATTTGATTTTTAA
- a CDS encoding SCP2 sterol-binding domain-containing protein, whose protein sequence is MARKFDNIQDVVASMPKSFRADKAEGIEAVIQIHYTGDGGGDWWLDIKDQTVSVNDGTHESPALTMTCASEDWLKLVNKEANPMAMIMQRKLQFSGSMPMAMKFAAMFGLA, encoded by the coding sequence ATGGCACGCAAATTTGACAACATCCAAGACGTGGTCGCCTCCATGCCCAAGAGTTTTCGGGCAGACAAAGCCGAAGGCATCGAAGCGGTTATCCAAATTCATTACACGGGTGACGGCGGTGGCGACTGGTGGTTAGACATCAAAGACCAGACGGTAAGCGTAAACGATGGCACGCACGAATCGCCCGCCCTGACGATGACCTGCGCCTCGGAAGACTGGCTAAAATTGGTAAACAAAGAAGCCAATCCAATGGCCATGATTATGCAGCGCAAACTCCAATTTTCCGGCTCTATGCCCATGGCCATGAAGTTTGCGGCAATGTTTGGACTGGCTTAA
- the tatC gene encoding twin-arginine translocase subunit TatC → MGFLDHLEELRWHVIKGGAGILVGMIVCGIFSEFVMHQLLLGPARSDFFVYQWLGLNIPPIDLQNRTITGQFFAYWGTIFIAGLTLGLPVVIYQFWRFIEPGLYPHEKSGMRFVAWFVTFFFILGVAFGYSVLMPMSLQFFARFSISETITNQFDISAYFDMLFASIMGTGLLFELPVVVYALSKLRIVTPDLLRRQRRMALVVILILAALITPSTDMISQIIVAIPLMLLYELSIQISAYVNKKEEEATRKALA, encoded by the coding sequence ATGGGATTTTTGGATCATTTAGAAGAACTTCGTTGGCACGTTATCAAAGGTGGGGCTGGGATACTGGTGGGCATGATCGTTTGCGGCATCTTCTCGGAGTTTGTGATGCACCAGTTGCTACTTGGTCCGGCGCGGTCAGATTTCTTTGTGTACCAGTGGTTGGGGCTAAATATTCCACCGATAGACCTCCAGAACCGTACCATCACAGGCCAGTTTTTTGCGTATTGGGGCACCATTTTTATTGCCGGTTTAACCTTGGGATTACCGGTGGTTATTTATCAGTTTTGGCGCTTTATCGAGCCGGGGCTTTACCCGCATGAAAAGTCGGGGATGCGGTTTGTGGCTTGGTTTGTTACCTTTTTCTTCATCTTGGGCGTAGCATTTGGGTATAGTGTTTTGATGCCGATGTCCCTCCAGTTCTTTGCCCGTTTCTCCATCTCCGAGACCATCACCAACCAGTTTGACATTTCGGCTTATTTTGACATGCTTTTTGCTTCCATTATGGGAACGGGGCTGCTCTTTGAGCTTCCGGTGGTGGTTTATGCCCTTTCTAAACTCCGGATTGTAACACCCGACCTGCTGAGGCGGCAACGACGGATGGCGTTGGTGGTTATTTTGATTTTGGCGGCCTTGATTACGCCCTCTACCGATATGATTTCGCAAATCATTGTGGCCATTCCGCTGATGTTGCTCTACGAATTGTCCATCCAGATTTCAGCCTATGTCAACAAGAAAGAGGAAGAGGCTACCCGAAAAGCACTCGCCTAA
- a CDS encoding S41 family peptidase, producing the protein MKYLRVWLVVIPTGALLFFGFRNDDLFFQLKKNFTIFGKIYEELATGYVDPVDPEKLLRKGVNEMMRSLDPYTVFFDEADNEDAEMQMRGGLGTIGVAVGMREGKVTVIELLEGYSAADQGIRAGDVITHINDKPTSGQTIRESASLLNGEPGSTLGLRIERQGETEPLNFSLIRKKLELKNVTHAGFVADDTTRGIGYIKLAQFGRDCAREVKEAVLQLKNTNKLKGLVLDLRGNPGGLLDQAIMITSLFVPEGSPIVSTKGRLATSEQLVKSAVPPVLPDTPLTILLDRSSASASEVVSGAIQDLDRGVIVGETSFGKGLVQAVRPLVYNTSMKYTTAKYYTPSGRCIQALNYSDVDEDGEPVAVPDSLRKSFKTKAGRTVKDGKGIDPDLPVKMGTTTELEQALQRRSAFLFFANHFAANQPNIPANFDVTDGVLNDFRQWLSGQKFTYKTKSEKALEKLQAELNKAGYSRSTSQAQALLTQINREKNEDFNRNTPRLKLLLRSAILARYYGPVAQIKAQMVNDPFLTEAEKIIRDPKRYAQTLGKG; encoded by the coding sequence ATGAAATACCTGCGTGTCTGGCTGGTGGTGATTCCCACTGGTGCATTGCTGTTTTTTGGCTTCCGAAATGATGACTTATTTTTCCAACTCAAGAAAAATTTCACCATCTTTGGGAAGATTTACGAAGAGTTGGCAACAGGTTATGTTGACCCCGTGGATCCAGAAAAGCTCCTCCGCAAAGGCGTTAATGAGATGATGCGTTCGTTAGACCCCTATACGGTCTTTTTTGACGAGGCAGACAACGAAGATGCCGAGATGCAAATGCGGGGCGGCCTCGGTACGATTGGCGTGGCCGTAGGAATGCGCGAAGGCAAGGTGACGGTGATCGAACTCTTGGAGGGGTATAGTGCCGCCGACCAAGGCATCCGAGCAGGTGACGTAATCACTCATATTAATGACAAACCAACTTCCGGACAAACCATTCGGGAATCGGCCTCGTTGCTGAACGGCGAACCCGGTTCTACGCTTGGTTTACGCATTGAGCGACAAGGGGAAACCGAGCCGCTCAATTTTTCCCTGATTCGGAAAAAATTAGAACTCAAAAACGTGACCCATGCCGGATTTGTGGCCGATGATACCACGCGCGGCATTGGCTACATCAAACTGGCACAATTTGGCCGTGATTGCGCCCGCGAGGTCAAAGAAGCCGTTTTACAGCTCAAAAACACGAATAAACTCAAGGGCTTGGTTTTGGACTTGCGCGGAAATCCGGGCGGTTTATTGGATCAGGCCATTATGATTACCTCCCTTTTTGTGCCCGAAGGTTCGCCCATCGTCTCTACCAAGGGTCGTTTGGCTACCTCCGAACAATTGGTCAAGAGTGCCGTCCCACCCGTCTTGCCCGATACCCCACTCACCATTCTCTTAGACCGCTCCAGCGCCTCGGCCAGCGAGGTGGTCTCTGGTGCCATTCAAGACTTGGATCGTGGGGTGATTGTCGGGGAAACGTCTTTTGGAAAAGGATTGGTGCAGGCCGTAAGACCATTGGTCTATAATACCTCGATGAAATACACAACAGCCAAGTATTATACACCCAGTGGACGCTGTATTCAGGCATTGAACTACTCGGATGTGGACGAAGACGGCGAACCCGTTGCGGTTCCAGACTCACTGCGTAAGTCCTTTAAAACCAAAGCTGGACGAACCGTAAAAGATGGCAAAGGCATAGACCCAGACCTGCCCGTAAAAATGGGAACCACCACCGAGTTGGAGCAAGCCCTGCAAAGGCGATCGGCCTTCCTGTTTTTTGCCAATCATTTTGCAGCCAACCAGCCCAATATTCCCGCCAACTTTGATGTTACGGACGGGGTATTGAATGACTTCCGGCAATGGCTGAGTGGACAAAAGTTTACGTACAAAACCAAGTCCGAAAAAGCACTCGAAAAACTCCAAGCAGAACTGAACAAGGCCGGATATTCCCGATCTACATCCCAAGCGCAAGCACTACTTACCCAGATTAACCGCGAGAAAAACGAAGACTTTAATAGAAATACGCCCCGCCTAAAGCTCTTACTCCGCTCGGCTATTCTGGCGCGGTACTATGGCCCCGTTGCTCAGATCAAAGCCCAAATGGTGAATGATCCTTTCCTAACCGAGGCCGAGAAGATTATCCGCGATCCTAAACGATATGCACAAACTTTGGGGAAGGGATGA
- a CDS encoding T9SS type A sorting domain-containing protein, which produces MKKIVTILFLLFAVNVWNVQAQTTLAAGQLVVLGFNMDDPDQVSFMPLVDIAAGTVIKFTDNGWTSAGAFRTAEGIITYTAPSAVTAGTIITFTNPVASPFTSSGSFLFSASGDQLLVYQGAEATPTFLFAINNEGSAWQADATNANTSAIPTGLTNGTNAVALPELDNYIYTGPTGNVTQILENVTDPANWTGSETVYQTMPTTSPLPIELADFTAQTSNGDVTLNWQTISEINSDVFEVQHLAGGEWVTVATVQAAGASTDVRSYTQAVKGLQVGTHYFRLKSVDKDGGVKYSKQIAVAVEVPGTFVMNPAYPNPFNPQTTLTFAVAKKQAVTMTLFNALGQQISVLYQGSPEANTLQTVQLNGSTLQSGAYFVRLTGENFSGMQKVMLVK; this is translated from the coding sequence ATGAAAAAAATAGTTACGATTTTGTTTTTACTCTTTGCGGTAAATGTCTGGAATGTACAGGCGCAGACGACATTAGCGGCAGGGCAACTTGTTGTACTTGGGTTTAACATGGATGATCCAGATCAAGTTTCTTTTATGCCCTTAGTTGATATAGCAGCAGGTACTGTAATAAAATTTACAGATAACGGTTGGACATCAGCAGGTGCTTTTCGGACTGCTGAAGGGATTATTACTTATACTGCACCGAGCGCCGTAACAGCAGGAACAATTATCACCTTTACAAACCCTGTAGCATCACCTTTTACTTCTTCTGGCAGTTTTCTTTTCTCAGCCTCTGGAGATCAACTACTTGTTTATCAAGGCGCAGAAGCTACACCTACGTTTCTTTTTGCCATAAACAATGAAGGAAGTGCTTGGCAAGCAGATGCAACGAATGCTAATACATCAGCTATTCCAACAGGATTAACAAATGGTACTAATGCTGTTGCACTGCCCGAATTAGATAATTACATATACACTGGCCCAACTGGAAATGTTACACAAATTTTAGAAAATGTCACTGATCCTGCAAATTGGACAGGGAGTGAAACGGTTTATCAAACAATGCCAACAACAAGCCCCCTCCCCATCGAATTGGCGGACTTCACGGCGCAAACCAGCAACGGAGACGTAACGCTGAACTGGCAAACCATCTCGGAGATCAACAGCGATGTATTTGAGGTGCAACACTTGGCGGGCGGCGAATGGGTAACCGTAGCAACCGTACAAGCTGCTGGCGCCAGCACGGATGTCCGTTCCTATACGCAAGCCGTAAAAGGGCTACAGGTGGGTACACATTATTTCCGCCTCAAGAGCGTTGACAAAGACGGTGGCGTAAAATACAGCAAACAAATTGCCGTAGCGGTCGAGGTTCCGGGTACGTTCGTCATGAATCCAGCGTATCCAAACCCGTTTAATCCGCAAACCACCCTTACTTTTGCGGTTGCCAAAAAACAAGCCGTTACCATGACGTTGTTCAATGCTTTGGGCCAGCAAATTTCGGTACTCTACCAAGGCTCGCCAGAGGCGAATACCCTCCAAACCGTACAACTGAATGGCAGTACTCTCCAAAGCGGTGCCTATTTTGTTCGCTTGACGGGTGAGAACTTCAGCGGGATGCAAAAAGTGATGTTGGTGAAATAA
- a CDS encoding LytTR family transcriptional regulator — protein MCSFSFLHKPFPIVVQFRDQLWMNAGFVVFIFVFVAIFEPFGIDAFHSRDHLSYTVGATFIGFLVMSLNGIGLRFLFNYRLDDQDWRVSSAILYTCWSFGTVVLALVIYARFTKIGVPTWEFVALSSLKLGAITMMPAGVFLMWLYMRTLQAHIRQAQLWSVQFEVEPAPDTPLSKTEEQDLTQTNLPCRTPNHVVLNSDNLRESLTVSPESLRYMTAADNYVQVYYLNPEGVLVQHLLRSTLKRVALELEGICSFFRCHRAFIVNLEHVEQVFGNAQGYRLKLRNVPDPIPVSRRFQGKLARQMSKAN, from the coding sequence ATGTGCTCTTTTTCTTTTCTACATAAGCCGTTTCCAATTGTTGTTCAATTTCGGGATCAACTCTGGATGAATGCTGGATTTGTGGTCTTCATTTTCGTTTTTGTAGCTATTTTTGAACCTTTTGGCATAGATGCTTTTCATTCGAGAGACCATCTGTCATATACGGTTGGAGCAACGTTCATCGGTTTTTTGGTTATGTCTTTAAATGGTATAGGATTACGTTTTTTATTCAATTACAGATTAGATGATCAGGATTGGCGGGTCTCCTCTGCAATCCTTTATACATGTTGGTCTTTTGGAACGGTGGTATTGGCCTTAGTCATTTATGCGCGCTTTACGAAGATTGGTGTGCCAACTTGGGAATTTGTGGCCTTGTCAAGTCTAAAGTTAGGAGCCATAACCATGATGCCCGCAGGAGTTTTCCTAATGTGGTTATATATGCGCACGTTACAAGCACATATTCGTCAGGCGCAACTTTGGTCAGTCCAATTTGAGGTGGAGCCAGCGCCAGATACACCACTTTCTAAAACGGAGGAGCAAGACCTTACGCAAACAAACTTGCCTTGTCGAACTCCAAACCATGTGGTCTTAAATTCAGACAACCTCCGCGAAAGTCTAACTGTTTCACCAGAGTCTTTACGCTATATGACAGCAGCGGACAACTATGTGCAGGTTTATTATCTAAATCCCGAAGGAGTTCTTGTTCAACATCTCCTCCGTAGTACACTCAAAAGAGTAGCCTTAGAGTTGGAAGGTATTTGTTCGTTTTTTCGGTGTCACCGTGCATTTATCGTAAACTTAGAACATGTAGAGCAAGTCTTTGGCAATGCACAAGGATACCGCCTGAAATTGCGAAATGTACCCGATCCCATTCCAGTTTCAAGACGCTTTCAAGGCAAACTCGCAAGGCAGATGTCTAAAGCGAATTGA